In the Microplitis mediator isolate UGA2020A chromosome 5, iyMicMedi2.1, whole genome shotgun sequence genome, tttcggaCTTTTCCAATGAAATTTCACGGTCTctctgaataaaattttatgatttcgCTCAGATTTAGGTTTTTCGGCCCAAGATTTTTACCCgggattattataataattaattagagtTCACTAAAGATTATGGGTAATTAgccatagtaaaaattaatgaattaaacgAATGTTTCAGGAACGATGATACCAAAATCTGGTGGCGACTATGCATATATAAGTGATGCATTCGGACCACTACCagcatttttatatttatgggTTGCATTATTTATTCTAGTACCTACTGGTAATGCAATAACTGCCTTAACTTTtgcaatatatatactaaaacCCTTCTGGCCTGACTGTGAGCCGAATTATGAAGCCGTACGGTTATTAGCCGCTGTTGTAACATGTATgtatacattattatttaataacttacaatATTTCTCAACGCCTTACTtacagcaaataaaaaaaagttcagccTCTTACTTCCACAAGATAAAATAGCTAacacttttttataaaacgtaATTCTTGTtacgtaaaatatttaaacaatcaaGATTTTGTGGacacgatttttaaaaatgaaaaaaaagaaaaaatttatcaattacaggcttaaaataattaaaaaaaataatcgtctgataaaataacttgaaaaaataaactgtcGACTCtgcagtaaataaataactaaagaTTTGCTTGCTAAGGCAATAAAACTgcttacaaatttattacCAAAGATATTTCGAGATATCACTGAatgtaaaatgataaataaatctatttgcaGGCTTTCTTACGGCAATTAACTGCTACAATGTCAAGTGGGCGACACGAATCCAAGATATTTTTACCTTTACGAAAATATTTGCcctgatattaataataggCGCCGGATTTTGGCATTTGTTTTCGAGCGGGCCGCAGAATCTCATAAGGCCGATGGGTGGGACCAATACAGAGCCCGGTTACATCGCAGTGGCTGTTTACTCGGGTCTGTTTTCTTACTCCGGGtggaattatttgaatttcgtTACCGAAGAGCTCAAAGATCCTTATCGGTAAGTTTACATTCGTTATCACTTGGCTCTTAGTTAAACCATCACTCAATCAACTTacaatcattaatttatttttaaccacCCGATTATGATATAATGTCATATCtacacaaatatttaattgcattaCTCTACAAAATTCCCATGATTACTAAACTATTTGTTTGTCTGTTTTAGAAATTTGCCACGAGCTATTTGTATATCACTACCAttgataacaattatttatgtcctggcaaatttttcatattttattgtcTTGACTAAGCAAGAAATTTTAACATCGACCGCGGTCGCAGTCGtgagttttaattatttattctaattattgtaaataaatcagtaaatcaattgattgattgatttttttttagacattcGGTGATAAATTACTGGGACCAATGGCATGGATTATGCCATTTTTTGTCGCATGCTCAACATTCGGTGCTCTAAATGGTGCGATATTCGCTTCATCACGTTTATTCTTTGTAGGAGCACGTAATGGACATTTACCAAACGCAATCGCacttataaatataagaaacTTAACGCCAATGCCAGCTCTTATCTTCcttgtaagtatttttttatcaatatttttatcattattagttTTACAAATTATGTGGACAAGAGGTAGACTTTGTAGCCTTCTTCAGAGGTGATTTCGAGTGTATCGGCgccgattattttaaaatttaaaaggagATAAAGTATCGCAATGGAATAAAATGGAAACAAATAACGATAATTTATGATAAGAGTCTAGTGTTTGGAAGTAATTAACTTATGAATAGTTGTATAGATGTGATTAATGAAGAAGACATTTAGATAATCATATTAGAGCGCATTAAATTGAGGCTTTATTCGGCAGCTCTATGGGCTTTGTCggtctattaaaaataaaatcatggCCGGTCCAGCTGAATAGTATTTCGGTTATTGCCGTGAGAAGATTTtctgttattgttattttttattttaataaacatgtAGATATAAAttatggaaaataattatttgaattgttAATATAACTGAGTTCTTGTGGATGGGAGTGAGTGCATGTGAGTGCCCATGGGCGGTGCGAGGGTTTAAAGAGTAGAGTGCAATTtgctaaattataatttccgTTTTGTAGTGCATTATCACACTGGCGCTGTTGGTACCAAAGGACATTGAGGGGCTGATCACTTATGTCAGTTTTGTTGAGGCAGTCTTCATTACGATGTCAGTATCGGGTCTGCTCTGGTTGAGGTACAAAAGGCCTGATCTTCATCGACCTATTAAGGTAccgatataaatattttatgcaaacttatacatgtatataaatacatttaattttcattttattatgatatttaaatttaaatccgtctttattaatttaataaaagaaaatattcttgagaATTTGACCtcaaaaagtttcatttaatttttattagatttaatttgtcaaggttttttatttgacttaccaacatattttatttaattcactcaattaattttttaaatgaatttttatgtcgacaaaaaatgttttttaaatatttttactcaaaaataaaaaaatgcgaataattttatttttttactacaggTATCATTAGTGCTgccaatattatttttaatgatatgtatatttttggtaacTGTACCCTGTTATGTCAAACCATTGGAAGTAGGAAGTGCAGTTATGATAATTTTGTCAGGTATTCCTGTGTActttatttttgttcaatGGCAAAAGAAACCCAAGTGGCTGGAAAATGCTTCCCGTaagtaaatatatgatatgattataaaataaataaataataattattataaatatttcagatAATGTCAATGTCACGTGCGCAAAACTTTTTATGTGCGTATCCGAAGAGAAAGAtgactgattaaaaaaaatatataaactaaaTTAGATAAACGA is a window encoding:
- the LOC130669060 gene encoding large neutral amino acids transporter small subunit 1 encodes the protein MPDKVAPAEHQILPAKVAKEQQSVKLKKELGLLDGVSIIVGVIVGAGIFVSPYGVLDKSGSIGFSLIVWIFSGLLCLVGALCYAELGTMIPKSGGDYAYISDAFGPLPAFLYLWVALFILVPTGNAITALTFAIYILKPFWPDCEPNYEAVRLLAAVVTCFLTAINCYNVKWATRIQDIFTFTKIFALILIIGAGFWHLFSSGPQNLIRPMGGTNTEPGYIAVAVYSGLFSYSGWNYLNFVTEELKDPYRNLPRAICISLPLITIIYVLANFSYFIVLTKQEILTSTAVAVTFGDKLLGPMAWIMPFFVACSTFGALNGAIFASSRLFFVGARNGHLPNAIALINIRNLTPMPALIFLCIITLALLVPKDIEGLITYVSFVEAVFITMSVSGLLWLRYKRPDLHRPIKVSLVLPILFLMICIFLVTVPCYVKPLEVGSAVMIILSGIPVYFIFVQWQKKPKWLENASHNVNVTCAKLFMCVSEEKDD